CTGCTGCTCtactgcagcagctgctgcagccgccgccgcttctggCTGCTGAGCCTTCTTGTGCTTCTTCCGGACGTCCCCCACCGCGGCCCATCTGGCGACCCGGGCGGGGAGCAGCGCGTCCCGGCCgaccgcctcgtcgccgtcgaacGGCGAGCGCAGCGCCAGGGCCTTCCTGGCCTGCTCGTAGGGGGTGACaccgcatccgccgccgcccgcctcctggGAGGCCCCGGCGCGGCCGCTCCCCTCATCGTCGCCGGGGCCcctcgaggaggaggcggcgtcggcgtccgcgggcggcggcggcggcggcggcggtgctctcCGGCGCGGCGCCACGGCGGTCGGGGTCGGAAAACCTCCCGGGGGCTGTGGGGAGGGGCTAGGGTTTCTCCACTCTGGCCGTCGCGATTTTTTTGGGAGTTCAGATCCGCGAgcgtgagggggagagagaaagacAGATGCGTCTGCAAAGAGAAGGCGAGAGAAAAggaaatggaagaagaaaaaaaaatcgaagcgCCCCGTTTGTGTGTGTAGTGGGCTGGGCCTCGTGAAAGGCGCCTTTTCCACAGCGAAAACGGCTACGCGAaccccgcctcctcccgctccgTCACCCACTgtcgcgtggggcccacggtgtCAGTCACGGGGCCCCGCGTGGTCGTAGCAGCTTTTTCCGCGTCGCGATCCGAGCCCCGCATGACTGACAGGTGGAGCCCGCTTGGGGGGGCTACGTGTCGGTGGGGCTAGCGATCAGTTACCGACTTGGCGGGGTGGGAGGCGGGTGGACGCGTGGTGGCCATTGCGGGGGAGGTGGGCCCACCGGGGTGGCGGTAGTGGGCGGGAGTAGTCACGGTACACGTACTCCGAAGACGGTTGGGCCCTCCCTTTCACGTGGTCGTAGGgtggatgacaggtggggcccagggGCTCCTTCTTTATGGGAGGGGGTGGTCGCTCGGTCGCTGGCTGACGACTGCACGGTGGAGAGGTTTTGGTTTGAGTTTGACGGGATCGCGCCGCGTACTTTTTTGACACCGGATAGATAGGCCCATGGGCTTGGATAGGTCGACAGCCTTCACCTGATGGGCCTTCTCTGTTATTTATGGCCCATCTGTTCGTTTGGTCTACTGCTAGCAAGTTGAAAGTCTGTTATTTTCCTCTTTTCATAGgcagtgtttagttccaaactttttttttcaaacttccaacttttccatcacatgaaaactttcctacacatataaacttcaaacttttccatcacatcattccaattttaaccaaactttcaattttaacgtgaactaaacacacccaaaataTAAAGAAGGTTCGTCTTTTTCACCAACCATtcataatatagcaatctagttttgaatttaaatcaatttaatattataaatatggACAAAAGCTAATTTGTTATATTCTGAGACAGATATAGTATATAATTGTCACTAACTACGTTGTCGAGAAAAGTTGGACCGATAATTTGGTCTACTGTCCATGTTCTGAAATATTAGCATTTCTATATCATTGAGCAAAAACTAAGGTAGACGGaatctaaaatttgaaatttaaagtTACTTATATTTCCTTCCTAGGCATCTTACGCTGAAAATTAATATATTTGCGTGTGTGGAATTAGTGTGCTCCAGAAATGCTTATATAGTGAGACAAATTTTCAAATCCAATAAATACTTGTATTTTAAAACTGAGGGGGTAGTATATTGTTTTGTGCTCATTCATATCTACTTGGTACTGTATATAATTCGAAGTATATTGTTTGCTCAAATGGTTTATTTTGCTGCATACATAGCACAGAGCCACAGATACGCCATACATCAACCTACGAGGCTACGAGCGGCGTGTGTTGGACGTGGTCGCCTTGAAGGCCACGTCCatcgcggcggtggccgcggacagcgcgtcggcgtcgccggacGACCCACGGTACTTGCCGACGGCGGCGTCCATGACGTCGTCGAGGTGGCCCCGCGCGGCCTCCACGGCCGCCTCGgtgccgccagccgccgcctcgtgctcctcctcggccgccgccagcgccgcgcgcgcctcgccgccgaacAGCGCGAGGACGCCGTCGAGCCGCGCCGGGTCGAAGCCGCGGCTTCCGTCCACGGCCATGTCGGCGAGCGCGCACAGCTGCTCGAACAGCGCGTCCATATATGCGCTCGaatgctcgatcgatcggtgtCTTTCGGTGCTCGTCCCGTGCCAAGCCGGACATCTAGTTTTATATGCAGTGGATACGTAGTTTGATCGAGCATATGTTCTACTCTTGTTGAAGAGGAGATTCGATCGGGCTCGAGCAGCGTTGGAGACTTGGATAGTTCGTTGCTGCGGCGGCTTTCGGCGGTTGCTTTTTTCTCATGTGAGATGCGCCACTGGATAACTTAAGGTATCTCGATCGCAGATTCGCAGTATATTGTACAAGCATATATACAGTGAGGTTGTAGCTAACTACAGTATCCATGCATATGTAGAAAACACTATTCATGCTGATGATTAGCCATGATATTTGCGTGTTGATTAGTTTTTCATGCTGTATTATCTCGGAATCGCAGAGTTGCAGGATTTTCTAACTATCTGGTTTGGTTACTGCCAGCAAGACGTTTTGTGTATGTTGCTAATAGGGTGCATTTTTTATATAGAGTAATGTTCACAATAATGTCCCATTTTCTTTTCATGCCAACTACACCGGACCGAAAGCACGAACGATGAATTACTCCGTACAGTACTATAGTCATTACAATTGACTtaaaccgttcatcttatttaaaaatttagtgcAAAACAACGGAGGCGATCGAGCAAGGTGATGTGGGATAGGGACGAGGCTCTGAACCATGTTGTCGGCGACCACATGACAACGGCGGTGGCAATATAGGACAGGCGATGAGGGACAGGGAGAAAGCATAGGGCATTGGACCTAGTCGCCGGCTAGGACTGGATGCTACCTCAGCTGGTCAAGACCGCCTACTCATGCTTGTTCGCCCATATCTTCCCTATGCTATAATTTTCCCCCACCACATCGGTTGCTTGATTTCGCTTGACgaagtagaagaagaagaaggaggaggttggtttattttgttcGAATTTTAATAATGTTGTAGTCTATTGTTTATTTTGTTGCACTTTATTGTAGTAAGGTGTTTCACTTTGTTTTGATTCGATGTTGTTGGTGTCGCAATTATTATGTTTCAATTGTTGTATTTTGTTAAAACACTTTTGGTTCAAGTGATAAAGCATCTAAAAACTTTCGCTAAAACATTATTCATCCAGTAGTGTAACACGTGAAACATTCAACAATTTTTGCGAAATATCACACGTCTCGCACTCCGATGCTTCAATCAACAGTCATCTCGGTCTCATGGTCACCATATACGAGTCGCGTCGTGGTACACGCGAAAAGCCCAGAAACCGCTCCACTGTTTGCTCACAGTTTCTGgctcgccacgccacgccacgccgcgccgcgacgcgacgcgactccatccccgcgccgcccgccgcctctccgcatccaccaccaccaccacccttccGCTCCCCGATTCCCAATCCTCCCAAACCCCCCCGAATTTTTTCGAATcgcccgcctccccctcccacctccccgccgcgccgtgccgcgccgccgatGTCCTCCTCCAGgcggccgcccgcgcgcgccgccgccacggaggCGGCAGCCGACGCCGCGCTCCCCCTCCACCCGTCCTCGCCCCGCTCCAAGaagcgctcctcctcctcccgccgcgccgccgccggcgaccgccgccCCGCAGCGCGGGCGCCGAACCCTAGCCTCagcccgcgcggcggcggcggcgcgccgtcgcGCAAGAGCGAGCGGAGGCGCAGGCCGCGGTCCCTCGCGATGGCCGTCCACGGGCACGCCTCCACGTCGGGCGGCCCTGGCCTTGTCTggaacgacgccgacgaggtggCGCTGCTCACGGCCGCGGTCGCCTTCCGCGCGCGCAACGGGTTCGCGCCCCGCCTCCCGGACATGGGCGCGCTGTTCGAGTCCCTCAGgggctccatctcctcccacatCGACCAGGCCAAGGTGTACTACAAGCTGAAGCGGAACAAGAGCAAGTTCCTGCACGCCCCACCgcaggccaccaccaccaccccgcaCGATCGCCGGGTGCGCGCGCTCTCCGCGGAGCTCTGGGGCAGCGAGCTCGCGCCGCCCGctgtagagggcgacgcggatGCAGCCGAGGCGGCCGACGAGAGGGACGCCGAAGAGGGATACATCGGTGGCAATCTGCATGTTTCGGTGAGGCTTCCGGTGGTGTCGGAGGTGCTTGGTGATTACTGGAGGAAGAATGGGCGTGTGCTGTCAGGTGTCTCGCTTGAGAGGGGGTTGGCTCTGGTTGGGCCGGAGGAGGGTAGGATGGCTGAGGCAAAGTGGAAGCGGCAGCTTGAAGTGGAGACGCAGACGCAGGGGCGCCGGCACGATTTGGCGAAGGAGGTCTGCGCCATGCTTATCGATGCTGTCAGGGGCCTGGGGCCTTAAGTGGGGGTACAACTTCCACCTCCTATGTGCTCTGTGAAAGTGAGCAATTTCTTCTGGACTTTTAACTTTGCCTTGGATTAATTACTTTTCGTGTTTCTGGTTGCCGGCAATTTAGTGGTGGATTatggtacaatttttttttaaaaaaactgtaCTTTTGGTTGTTGGCATGTTGTGTCAACTGCTAGGACACAAATACACAATTTTACCTGAATGAGCATGCTTGCATTGGTTTACATTGCTTGGTAGACTGGTAGTTTTGATTTTATTCCTGTCCTACCTTTAGGCTCATAGGCTTGGCGGTATTATGGAGTAATAGCTTGGTTTGAGATCACTGGCATAACCTTGAATTTTGGTAATAGGCTAGCTGGCAGGATTTGCAAGTGTTGAAAGGGTAGTGCTCTAGCATGATACTAGTCTATAGAAAGTGAGTCTTTTCCTTGATTCCTTCTGTAGGTTAATTTCTCTGGGAGTGTGTATTTAGATTGTTAAGGTTGTGGCCTCTTGTTTAAATCTCCAGCATGAAGTATTAAAGTATTGGGGCTCGATTTCAATAATGTATCAAATTTTGTTTGGTTTACTCTACTGGCTACTTGCAAGCTGCAAGTATATCGCCAGATCGTTTTTCCCATCCTAGCTCTAGCCACTATGCCAAAATAGCCATTCTCAGCATTAGCAAAATATGGCATCTTCCTCATaagctagtttttttttggtttgctaCTGCTGATGGTAGGGCTTTATGGCAGGGTATTGGTCTATAGAAAAGTGAGTGACTTCTTTCTGTAGTTAAACTTTCCTGGGATTATTTGATTATTTAGGTTACATTTCTTGCTCATCTTCAATTTAATATTGGATCAAGTTAAAATATGTTCTCTATTTAAATCACATTTTCTTTACTATTGGGGTGCTAAATTTTCCATTGTGGGGACAAAGTGCCTTTTCTGGTTTACTTTATCTGGAAAGTTGAACTGTATTGGCACTTCGGTTAATTTTGTGTTGTTGGCTTCTACGATCCTAATATCACTCATTTTACATAGTGAAAGAATTAAACTAGCACATTTTGGCGAAGTCCTGATATACCAGTCTTTCATGACATTTGTTATCATATGTCTGCTAGCCTTTAACAGCATTGGTAGTGCTAAATTGCTACTTATATTCAATTCTGCCACATGCCCACATTCCAATTAGAATGATGTGTTCTGGGAGCTCAGGAGTTGGCATGAACGTGTCACTTTCACTACATGTTGCTTGCATAGTTGCTACGAGGGCATATTTAGCCCCCATGTTGGCAATATTCCCTTGCTAAAGCAAACTAGGATACCTCCAAAGCTAGCCTTTTGGAGAATGTTACACTCATACATGCATTATTGCTAAGATATAGTATAAATCCATTTACCAATCTAGGAAAACGAATCTGGCAAGTACTGTAGCAACACAGTTAGCATTATGCCTTTGCCTCTTTGGTAAAAGGTGCTTTGCATTGTCATTGGCATGAACTATATAATTTATCAACTAGCTTGTTAGCTTGAGTAGCATGCCCTACTGTCCAATCCAAAAGAGCATGCATAACTTAGTTTGTCTTATAAGTCAAGCATGATTGCATGAAGAGAGCAAGAAAATTACTGAATGATGCTAAATAGTTGATGATTGCACCTTGGCAGGTATACTGTATCGGTTATGTTTAGAATTTTAGATGCTACTCTATTTGCTGTGATGATTGATATTTGAAGACAGATATTTCACTTGGATTTGAACCTCACGGTTCTATGGGCTATGGGATTATGCATAGTTCTATGCATACCTGATATGTTGaacttattttctttatttgtttgaGTAGGCAGTGTTATGCGCATTCATCTTTTGCATCTCTATAGTCTTTTCGCTGTCCAATAATGGATTGCTTGGTTTAGTTATGGATGGATCTGCTTATCCTAAGCACCGTTGAAACCTGCATGGATCTTTTTTGCTTCGCACTTTGGACATTCATCTTCTTGTTTCGCTTTAGTCTCAGCCACACCCATACAGACAATCTTGAGTTAGGCAGGAGCTACATAGTAACATAGGTAAGCTTGGATTTAAGACCTAAGTGGGAATTTTATTGAAGCATCTTCTTTCATGTACAAAGTTGCTCTGTGGCTTCTATTGCATGACCATACCTATTCCCACATGGTTATGCTCTGTTGTCTTTCCTCTTCTGTTGTGCCATTTGTTACTAATATTTTTCAAGTCGTCCGACTAATTGCGTTTAGCCGATTAGTCATGATAAGTCATCCTAGTCGGTACTAAGGCAACTTGATTCTAACCACGATTAGTTGGAAAGTCACCCGATTAGTTGCGATTAGATATCCTAGTCGATACTGAGGCAATCAGACTCGATTTTTTGATTTGAAAACATAATATTTTCCTGTTTCCTCCGTGTTAACTGTTTCCCATCTTGTTTGCTATTTGGCGGTTGACACTTTCGTAATGGAAAGCTGAATTACCAGATATCTGTATCTTTTTTTCCATGTTGGTCTCTTGAAGTTCTAATGCAAATTGCATTAATACCTTGTGTAAACCCTTGCAGCCTTGCAAGCTATCAAAGCCAACATTAAtttaggaaaagaaaatttcaaTGTAGCCTCTAGCTCATCACCATTTGTACATCGTGACATTGAATTGGGGCCTCATATGCCTCTGTGTCCTCAATGATGCTAACAGCAATTGATGCAAATACATGGGAAACAGAAGTATATCCACTCTTTGGATGTTTGACATTCACATGGTCCTGGACTCGTAGGTCATTATCTTCTGCATACATCTTGGCTAGGTCTTACCGTCttaatccccccccccccaacgtCTTATGCCACCGGATTGGTTTGGCCTATGCTCAAGTCCTGCTTCATAGCATCAGTGGGACCTATATCCCATAACTGAACCGCTAATCAATTCAACGAGGTGTATAATATGTAATATCCTGCTTAGCCAATATGCAAAATCAAATGCCAAAAAGGTAAATGAAACAAGTCATATAAACCTTAATTATATACAACACCCACGCcttatagaaatactataacaCTAACAAAAATTTCATGAATTCCAATCTATGTCCAACATGGTAAATACAAGTGAGTCTCATGACAAACGTAAGGCGAGTCTCATGCATGCCTGAAATCTAGATTTATTAGCCCATCTCCCTATATGACTTTGGTGGTTATCATGATGCAAATTTGCGTAGCTGTCCTGTTCTTTATATGTTAAAGATGGTTATTCTCATGCAGTAAATAGTCTGCCCAAAACCTTTGGTGTTGCCGTGTTGAAGAAATGTATGAATGCATTAATGCTTCGATGCCCATTGCTTCCCCACCATGCTTTGGGCCAATCAACTGGATATGCTTGACGCGGAGTGCCAGAGTCCACCATAGATGGGGGGTTTTAAAGGGTTGGGCTTGGGCTTGTTTGAAGTTGGGCTGAATCCATTTCAAGCCACCTTCCTTGAGGACTGGGATTTTGAAGA
The Oryza sativa Japonica Group chromosome 6, ASM3414082v1 DNA segment above includes these coding regions:
- the LOC4340451 gene encoding uncharacterized protein, whose product is MDALFEQLCALADMAVDGSRGFDPARLDGVLALFGGEARAALAAAEEEHEAAAGGTEAAVEAARGHLDDVMDAAVGKYRGSSGDADALSAATAAMDVAFKATTSNTRRS
- the LOC9267640 gene encoding STOREKEEPER protein, which gives rise to MSSSRRPPARAAATEAAADAALPLHPSSPRSKKRSSSSRRAAAGDRRPAARAPNPSLSPRGGGGAPSRKSERRRRPRSLAMAVHGHASTSGGPGLVWNDADEVALLTAAVAFRARNGFAPRLPDMGALFESLRGSISSHIDQAKVYYKLKRNKSKFLHAPPQATTTTPHDRRVRALSAELWGSELAPPAVEGDADAAEAADERDAEEGYIGGNLHVSVRLPVVSEVLGDYWRKNGRVLSGVSLERGLALVGPEEGRMAEAKWKRQLEVETQTQGRRHDLAKEVCAMLIDAVRGLGP